The Kitasatospora setae KM-6054 genome contains a region encoding:
- a CDS encoding SigE family RNA polymerase sigma factor: protein MGFAAAAADATGASVDQLTDTYRAHYRSLLRLAALLLDDLSSCEDVVQEAFIRVHAARRRVRDPEKTLAYLRQTVVNLSRSTLRRRLLGLRLLPKPMPDMASAEEGAYDALERDELKAALRGLQRRQREVLVLRYYADLTEAQVAEVLGISIGSVKAYGSRGLAALRVRMEHGDD, encoded by the coding sequence ATGGGCTTTGCTGCGGCGGCAGCGGACGCGACCGGGGCCAGCGTCGACCAGCTCACCGACACCTACCGGGCCCACTACCGATCCCTCCTGCGGCTCGCCGCACTGCTGCTGGACGACCTCTCCTCCTGCGAGGACGTGGTGCAGGAGGCGTTCATCCGGGTGCACGCCGCCCGGCGCCGCGTCCGCGACCCCGAGAAGACGCTCGCCTACCTCCGGCAGACCGTGGTCAACCTCTCCCGGTCGACGCTGCGCCGCCGCCTGCTCGGTCTGCGCCTGCTGCCCAAGCCCATGCCTGACATGGCCAGTGCAGAAGAGGGGGCTTACGATGCGCTGGAGCGCGACGAACTGAAGGCCGCGCTACGGGGGTTGCAACGCCGTCAGCGGGAGGTTCTGGTGCTGCGCTACTACGCCGACCTGACGGAGGCCCAGGTCGCCGAGGTGCTCGGCATCTCCATCGGCTCGGTGAAGGCGTACGGGTCGCGCGGACTCGCCGCCCTGCGGGTGCGGATGGAGCACGGGGATGACTGA
- a CDS encoding aspartate kinase, giving the protein MGLVVQKYGGSSVADAEGIKRVARRIVDTRKAGHEVVVVVSAMGDTTDELIELAEQVTPIPSGREFDMLLTAGERISMALLAMAIRTLGFDAQSFTGSQAGVITDSTHNKARIIDVTPGRIRAALDEGNIAIVAGFQGVSQVSKDITTLGRGGSDTTAVALAAALGAEVCEIYTDVDGVFTADPRVVKKARKIDWIAFEDMLELASSGSKVLLDRCVEYARRYNIPIHVRSSFSGLPGTIVSGSNPNKPEGGEMEQAIISGVAHDTSEAKVTVVGVPDKPGEAARIFRAIADAEVNIDMVVQNVSAASTGLTDISFTLPTNEGQKAIDALSRVKEGIGYESLRFDDAIGKISLVGAGMRSNPGVTATFFEALSEAGVNIELISTSEIRISVVTRAEDVPEAVRAVHTAFGLDSDTDEAVVYGGTGR; this is encoded by the coding sequence GTGGGCCTTGTCGTGCAGAAGTACGGCGGCTCATCCGTCGCGGATGCCGAAGGCATCAAGCGCGTCGCCCGCCGCATCGTGGACACCAGGAAGGCCGGCCACGAGGTCGTCGTCGTGGTCTCCGCGATGGGTGACACCACGGACGAACTCATCGAGCTCGCGGAACAGGTGACCCCTATTCCGTCCGGCCGCGAGTTCGACATGCTGCTGACCGCCGGAGAGCGCATCTCGATGGCGCTGCTGGCCATGGCGATCCGGACGCTGGGCTTCGACGCCCAGTCGTTCACCGGCAGCCAGGCCGGCGTGATCACCGACTCGACCCACAACAAGGCGCGCATCATCGATGTGACGCCGGGCCGGATCCGTGCCGCCCTGGACGAGGGCAACATCGCGATCGTGGCGGGCTTCCAGGGCGTGTCGCAGGTCTCCAAGGACATCACCACGCTGGGCCGGGGCGGCTCGGACACCACCGCGGTGGCGCTGGCGGCCGCGCTGGGCGCCGAGGTCTGCGAGATCTACACCGACGTGGACGGCGTGTTCACCGCCGACCCGCGGGTGGTCAAGAAGGCCCGCAAGATCGACTGGATCGCCTTCGAGGACATGCTGGAGCTGGCCTCGTCCGGTTCGAAGGTGCTGCTCGACCGCTGCGTGGAGTACGCGCGGCGCTACAACATCCCGATTCACGTACGATCGTCGTTCTCCGGTCTCCCGGGAACGATCGTCAGCGGCAGCAACCCGAACAAGCCCGAAGGGGGCGAGATGGAGCAGGCCATCATCTCCGGAGTCGCCCACGACACGTCGGAGGCCAAGGTCACCGTCGTCGGCGTGCCCGACAAGCCCGGTGAGGCCGCCCGGATCTTCCGCGCCATCGCGGACGCCGAGGTCAACATCGACATGGTCGTGCAGAACGTGTCGGCCGCCTCCACCGGTCTGACCGACATCTCCTTCACCCTCCCGACCAACGAGGGCCAGAAGGCGATCGACGCGCTGAGCCGCGTCAAGGAGGGCATCGGCTACGAGTCGCTGCGCTTCGACGACGCGATCGGCAAGATCTCGCTGGTCGGCGCCGGCATGCGCTCCAACCCGGGCGTCACCGCGACCTTCTTCGAGGCGCTCTCCGAGGCGGGCGTGAACATCGAGCTGATCTCCACCTCGGAGATCCGCATCTCGGTGGTCACCCGCGCGGAGGACGTGCCGGAGGCGGTCCGCGCCGTGCACACCGCGTTCGGCCTGGACAGCGACACCGACGAGGCGGTCGTCTACGGCGGCACCGGCCGCTGA
- a CDS encoding DUF5063 domain-containing protein: MSDRTDTTPDLPGPLGRSEAPDDFAVQIADSVESFVLAVTEVAKGDEPGSAISLLLLEVSQLLLAGGRLGAIEDVLPDDRFEPDAGPEPDGVELRERLAVLLAPIDVYHEVFDPYGPPEKPSAFRISDDLAGVVSELGHGLTHYREGRVSEALWWWQFSYLSNWGSTCTAVLRALQSLIAHVRLDSPLGAVPDGADTDDDGLTDEQLEQQAGDLMAAELGL; encoded by the coding sequence ATGTCTGACCGAACCGACACCACCCCCGACCTGCCGGGCCCGCTCGGGCGGAGCGAGGCCCCGGACGACTTCGCGGTGCAGATCGCGGACTCCGTGGAGAGCTTCGTGCTGGCCGTCACCGAGGTGGCCAAGGGCGACGAGCCGGGCAGCGCGATCTCGCTGCTGCTGCTGGAGGTCTCGCAGCTGCTGCTGGCCGGCGGCCGGCTGGGCGCGATCGAGGACGTGCTCCCGGACGACCGCTTCGAGCCGGACGCGGGCCCGGAGCCGGACGGCGTGGAGCTGCGCGAGCGGCTCGCCGTGCTGCTGGCGCCGATCGACGTCTACCACGAGGTGTTCGACCCGTACGGTCCGCCGGAGAAGCCGAGCGCGTTCCGGATCTCGGACGACCTGGCGGGCGTGGTCAGCGAGCTGGGCCACGGGCTGACGCACTACCGCGAGGGCCGGGTCTCGGAGGCGCTGTGGTGGTGGCAGTTCTCCTACCTGTCGAACTGGGGCTCGACCTGCACGGCGGTGCTGCGCGCGCTGCAGTCGCTGATCGCGCACGTCCGGCTGGACTCGCCGCTGGGCGCGGTGCCGGACGGGGCGGACACCGACGACGACGGGCTGACGGACGAGCAGCTGGAGCAGCAGGCGGGCGACCTGATGGCGGCCGAGCTCGGCCTGTAG
- the recR gene encoding recombination mediator RecR, translating to MYEGVVQDLIDELGRLPGVGPKSAQRIAFHILQADPVDVRRLAHALQQVKEKVRFCAVCGNVAEAERCRVCLDPRRDLAVICVVEESKDVVAIERTREFRGRYHVLGGAISPIEGVGPDDLRIRELMTRLADGTVTELILATDPNLEGEATATYLARLCKPMGLKVTRLASGLPVGGDLEYADEVTLGRAFEGRRLLDV from the coding sequence GTGTACGAGGGCGTGGTGCAGGACCTGATCGACGAGCTGGGCAGGCTGCCCGGGGTCGGTCCGAAGAGCGCCCAGCGGATCGCCTTCCACATCCTGCAGGCCGATCCGGTGGACGTGCGCCGGCTGGCGCACGCGCTGCAGCAGGTGAAGGAGAAGGTCCGGTTCTGCGCGGTCTGCGGCAACGTCGCGGAGGCCGAGCGGTGCCGGGTCTGCCTGGACCCGCGCCGGGACCTCGCGGTGATCTGCGTGGTGGAGGAGTCCAAGGACGTGGTGGCGATCGAGCGGACCCGCGAGTTCCGCGGCCGCTACCACGTGCTGGGCGGGGCGATCAGCCCGATCGAGGGGGTCGGCCCGGACGACCTGCGGATCCGCGAGCTGATGACCCGGCTCGCGGACGGCACGGTCACCGAGCTGATCCTGGCCACCGACCCCAACCTGGAGGGGGAGGCGACCGCGACCTACCTGGCCCGGCTGTGCAAGCCGATGGGCCTCAAGGTCACCCGGCTGGCGAGCGGACTGCCCGTCGGCGGGGACTTGGAGTACGCCGACGAGGTCACCCTCGGCCGGGCGTTCGAAGGGAGACGACTGCTCGATGTCTGA
- a CDS encoding YbaB/EbfC family nucleoid-associated protein, translating to MQQLLKQAQKMQEDLARAQQELADARVSGSAGGGLVEATVSGAGELVALNIAPAAVDPEDTETLADLVLAAVRDASAAAQKLQAERMGPLTQGLGGGGGTGIPGLPF from the coding sequence ATGCAGCAGCTGCTGAAGCAGGCCCAGAAGATGCAGGAGGACCTCGCCCGGGCGCAGCAGGAGCTGGCCGACGCGCGGGTGTCCGGCTCGGCGGGCGGCGGTCTGGTGGAGGCGACGGTGTCGGGCGCGGGCGAGCTGGTCGCGCTGAACATCGCCCCGGCGGCGGTCGACCCGGAGGACACCGAGACCCTGGCGGACCTGGTGCTCGCCGCGGTGCGCGACGCCAGTGCGGCGGCGCAGAAGCTGCAGGCCGAGCGGATGGGCCCGCTGACCCAGGGCCTGGGCGGCGGCGGTGGCACCGGCATCCCCGGTCTGCCGTTCTGA